Proteins from a genomic interval of Bombus affinis isolate iyBomAffi1 chromosome 18, iyBomAffi1.2, whole genome shotgun sequence:
- the LOC126926563 gene encoding ribonuclease P protein subunit p20-like, with protein sequence MADIHERPKLKVNFPRKGNNPTVKRKKLLSSDYIIKKRQPFDTKKKRKNNDIYITNSTNFKAQLKRCEKHLNNGTSEVIIHGLGAAVQRACSLALQLKKNHYDSIELEVKTSTISLIDDFEPVNDNADYEIINRKNSAVHIRVFRKFSLRTLKYQE encoded by the exons ATGGCCGATATACACGAACGTCCCAAGTTAAAAGTGAACTTTCCAAGAAAGGGAAATAATCCAACAGTGAAACGTAAAAAATTACTGTCTTCTGATTATATTATTAAGAAGAGACAACCTTTTGATACAAAGAAGAAACGgaagaataacgatatatatattaCTAATAGTACAAACTTTAAG GCTCAATTAAAAAGATGTGAAAAACACTTAAATAATGGTACCTCCGAAGTGATTATTCATGGTCTTGGTGCTGCCGTACAAAGAGCATGTAGCTTGGCTCTACAATTAAAGAAGAATCATTATGATAGCATAGAATTAGAAGTCAAGACTTCTACGATATCTCTTATtg atGATTTTGAACCTGTTAATGATAACGCagattatgaaataattaatcgaAAAAACTCAGCAGTACATATTCGAGTGTTTCGAAAATTTTCGCTGCGTACCCTTAAATATCAAGAATAA